The following are from one region of the Candidatus Methylomirabilota bacterium genome:
- a CDS encoding transposase codes for MATECIAQVTFKFEPKGKPIVATFDTEYASSDGGAVLLKGIDTQFGLTKRLAACLADGRQPGKVQHQTVELLRQRVFGLACGYVDCNDAARLADDAIHKLLVERDPIAGPALASQPTLSRFENAVGRRELLAMGHVLADTVIAHHRRRLKGRAARITIDLDPTDDPTHGQQEFTFFNGHYDTW; via the coding sequence ATGGCTACAGAGTGTATAGCGCAGGTCACGTTCAAGTTCGAGCCCAAAGGCAAGCCGATCGTCGCCACCTTTGACACGGAGTACGCCAGCTCCGACGGCGGCGCGGTCCTGCTCAAGGGGATCGACACCCAGTTCGGGCTGACCAAGCGCTTGGCCGCGTGCCTGGCGGATGGCCGCCAGCCGGGCAAGGTTCAGCATCAGACGGTCGAGTTGCTCCGGCAACGCGTCTTCGGTCTCGCCTGCGGCTACGTCGACTGCAACGATGCCGCCCGGCTGGCCGACGATGCGATCCACAAGCTCCTGGTCGAGCGCGATCCGATCGCCGGCCCGGCCCTGGCCTCGCAGCCCACGCTCTCGCGGTTCGAGAATGCCGTGGGGCGGCGCGAGTTGCTCGCGATGGGGCACGTCCTGGCCGACACCGTGATCGCGCACCATCGGCGGCGGCTCAAGGGGCGGGCCGCCCGCATCACCATCGACCTGGATCCGACCGACGATCCCACTCACGGCCAGCAGGAGTTCACCTTCTTCAATGGCCACTACGACACCTGGT
- a CDS encoding nuclear transport factor 2 family protein, producing MSDVTKTVDTYLAMWNETDPARRAERIERAFVRDGRYVDPMLEAEGHAALGDVVAGVHAKFPGHRFRRVSGVDTHHAELRFAWELVAPDGAVVVAGIDVGGLVSDGRLARITGFFGALPT from the coding sequence ATGAGTGACGTCACGAAGACGGTCGACACGTATCTGGCGATGTGGAACGAGACCGACCCGGCGCGCCGGGCCGAGCGCATCGAGCGGGCCTTCGTGCGCGACGGCCGCTACGTCGATCCGATGCTGGAGGCCGAGGGCCACGCAGCCCTCGGCGACGTGGTCGCGGGCGTGCACGCCAAGTTCCCCGGCCACCGCTTCCGCCGGGTCAGCGGCGTCGACACGCACCACGCCGAGCTCCGCTTCGCGTGGGAGCTCGTGGCGCCCGACGGCGCCGTCGTGGTGGCCGGCATCGACGTCGGCGGGCTCGTGTCCGACGGGCGGCTCGCGCGCATCACGGGCTTCTTCGGCGCGCTGCCGACATGA